From Rutidosis leptorrhynchoides isolate AG116_Rl617_1_P2 chromosome 3, CSIRO_AGI_Rlap_v1, whole genome shotgun sequence, a single genomic window includes:
- the LOC139897655 gene encoding histone H4, which yields MSGRGKGGKGLGKGGAKRHRKVLRDNIQGITKPAIRRLARRGGVKRISGLIYEETRGVLKIFLENVIRDAVTYTEHARRKTVTAMDVVYALKRQGRTLYGFGG from the coding sequence ATGTCAGGCCGTGGAAAGGGCGGAAAGGGTTTGGGCAAAGGCGGAGCAAAACGACACCGTAAAGTTCTTCGAGACAACATTCAAGGAATCACGAAACCTGCGATTAGGAGATTGGCTAGGAGAGGTGGTGTGAAGAGGATTAGCGGTTTGATTTATGAAGAAACAAGAGGTGTGTTGAAGATATTTTTGGAAAATGTAATTCGTGATGCGGTTACGTATACTGAGCATGCTAGAAGGAAGACTGTAACTGCTATGGATGTTGTTTATGCTCTGAAGCGTCAGGGAAGGACTTTGTATGGTTTTGGTGGTTAA